GCGGATACCCGGGATGCCGAGGCGGGTCATCGCCCGCTGGTCGAGGGCGCGCATCTCGGCAGCCGTGAAGACCGGGAGCACGCCTAGGGCCTCCAGATCTGGAGAAGCCTGGCCGCCTCGCTGAGGAACTCGGACAGGATCTCCAGATAGGCCTCTCGGGCCTGGAGCCGCGCGGCGCGGGGGAGCTCGATGTGGAAAGCCCGCCGGGGAAGGCGCAGGACACCGATCTCCTTGGCCCGGGTTGCGCTCAATTGAAGCCGGTCGAGCGGCTCGATCAGGACTGCCAGGCGCGGGGCTTCCGGCCAGCTTCGCAGGTGGGCGTCCCGGATCAGCTCGAAGAGGGTCCTGAGCTGCCACGCCTGCTGGCGGTCGACGCCGACAGTGGCGATCTCGATCCGCCCCGCGCTCTCCTGGCGGGCATTGCCGTGGAGCTCGACCAGGAGCTGGAGCGGCCCCCGCGCGACCTCGCTGACGCCCTGTGCATAGGCCTCGTACACGAGCCGGGCGTCTGCGCTGTAAACCTCCTCCTTCGCTGGTCGACCGGGGAGCCCCTCGGTAGGACGATTGACGTGGAAACGGCGGCCCTGGGAATCGATGCGGGTGAAACCCGTGGCGAGAACCAGGCCGAAGCCGGTGCGCTGGGCCAGGTCACGGCTCATCCTGTCGGTGCTTTCGTCGGAGCTCCCGTGAGGCGCGCCGATCACGAGCCCGGACCTCCCGGGGACGACGACGAGCTGACCCCTCGCCAGCGCGGTCTCACGCTCTGCCGGGGCCGCCGCACAGCCTTGGACAAGCAGCGCGAGGAGTACCACGACCTCAGCGGACCTCCTCACGCAGCCCCTCCTGGCCCCCCGCGTCAAGCCCGGGACCCATGAGCATGGCCTGCGCCAGGGCATACTCGCCGTCGTGGGTCAGCGACAGCAGCACCTGGCTCGCCCCCCTGGCGTGGCCGACCGCCTTCGAACGGCCCGAAAGCACAAGGACGGGCGGCTGACCCGGCTTGCGGCGCACCTCGATCTCGGTCCAGCGGACGCCCATCCTGAGCCCGATCCCCAGGGCCTTGAGCGTCGCCTCCTTGGCCGCGAAGCGCGCGGCGAGGTGCGGGATGGGGTCGCGGCGCTTGAAGCAGTAGTCGAGCTCGTCCTGGGTAAACACGCGTCGGAGAAAGCGTTGATCCCAGCGCTCGACTACGCGCCGCATCCGCCCGACCGCGACCAGGTCCACACCGAGCCCCTTGACCTCCATGGACGGACGACCCCTCAGGCCGGGTCAGCCCCGATGGCGCGGGCGATGAGCGCGGCCAGCTCCTGAGCCATCGCCTGGATGCCAAGCCGGTCCTCGCCCTCGATCATCACGCGAGCGAGAGGTTCGGTGCCCGAGTAGCGAACCAGGATCCGTCCCGCGCCGTTCATCGCCGATTCCAGCTCGCGAGTCCTCGCCGCCAGACCCGGGATGCTCTCGATCGGGGGCTTCTCACGGACAGGCACGTTGACCAGCACCTGAGGAACTTTGGTCAGGCAGCGGGCCAGCGCGGAGAGCCCCTCGTCGCGCTCCCGCATCACTGCCAGGAGCTGGAGGGCCGAAAGAAGGCCATCGCCCGTGGGCGCCCGGTCGAGGAAGATGAGGTGCCCGGACTGCTCGCCGCCCAGGTAGGCGCCGCGCCGCTCCATCTCCTCCAGGACGTAGCGGTCGCCCACCTGGGTCTTCACGACGCCGATCCGCGCCTCCGCGAGCGAGCGATCGAGCCCGAGGTTGGCCATGACCGTCGTGACGACCTGGTTCCCCTTGAGCTCGCCTTTCCCCTTCAGGTGCCGGGCACAGATGGCGAGGAGGTAATCGCCGTCCCTCACCTTGCCGGTCTCGTCCACGGCGATCAGGCGATCACCGTCGCCGTCGAAGGCGAAGCCGACATGGGCGCCGGTCGCCTTCACCTTCGTCTGGAGGGCCTGGGGGAAGAGGGCTCCGCAGCCCCGGTTGATGTTGGTCCCATCCGGCCTCGTCCCGAGGGTGATTACGCGTGCCCCGAGGCCCCGGAAGAGGCGAGGCGCGACGCGATACGTCGCCCCGTGGGCGCAGTCGAGGACCAGCGCGAAGCCCCGAAGGTCCAGCCCGAAGGCCGCGCGGAGGAACCGGATGTAGTCGGCCTCGGCGCGCGCGTACGGGACGAGGCACCCGATCCCGGCTCCCGACGGGCGCGGGGCGCTGTCAGGTCCGCCCAGCCGCGTTTCGATCTCGGCCTCCCACGCGTCGGGGAACTTGCTCCCCTCACCGGAGAAGAGCTTGATCCCGTTGTCCTCGAAAGGGTTGTGGGACGCGGAGAGGACGACGCCGCCGTGGGCGCGGAGCTCGCGGGTCAGGATGGCGATACCGGGGGTCGGGAGGACACCCGCCGCGACGCACTCCGCCCCTGCCGACAGCGCGCCGGCAGTCAGCGCGGCCTCGAGCATGGGACCGGAGAGGCGCGTGTCGCGGCCGATGACCAGGCGGACCTGCGGGTCTCGCCCCCGGCTCATCAGCGTTGCGACCAGCTCACGACCCAGCCGGTAGGCCAGATCCGGGGTCAGCGGATCCTCGTTGGCGATCCCGCGGATCCCGTCGGTGCCAAAGAGCTTTGTCACGACGATCCCCGCTCGACGACTTCGAGCGTGACCTCCGCTGTCCGGTCGCCGACGAGCCTCACCGAGCCGCCCGGCCCCGCGAGCGTCACCGACCGCCGCACGGGTCCGCGAAGCGTCGAGAGGTCGATGGGCTCCGTCTCTACCTGACTGAGGACCCGGACCTCGCTCCGGGGACCACGCACCTCGACCTGGATCGGCGTGACGCGAACGTCCCTCAGGACGAACCCCGCCGGCGGGGCGCCGGTCAGCCGCGGTACCACCCTGAGGGTCGCCGACTCGACGGTCTCCAGGACGACGCGGAGGCGGGAGGGCGTGATCCGCACCACCTGGACGCCCGCAGGCACGGGGACGTGCTCGGGCAGGAGCCGGTGCGTGGTGTCGCCGGGCCCAGCCCCGGCGAGTGGCACCTGGACGCGAAGCGCCTCACCCCTGAGCCGCATGAGCTGGACGCGCAGGCCCCGGAGCTGGACATCCACGCTGTCGCGATGGCCGGCCGTCAGCTCGAGGCCCGTTGGGATCCCCGAAAACTCGACCGGGACAGGCAGCACCACCTCCGACTTCTCCCCGCCGACCACGAACAGCCAGAGGACGAGGGCACCCAGAAGTGACAGGAGCTTCAGCTCCCAGTGGGCGGTGAGGAACTTCATGCCCGCACTTTGATCCACAAGCGGCGCCACACGCCCTCGAGGAATGACGGCGCGGCCGCCGCCTCGCCGCCGAGGAGCTCGGTGAGCCGGCGCACCAGCGCATCCCGGTTCGCGGGA
The DNA window shown above is from Candidatus Rokuibacteriota bacterium and carries:
- the acpS gene encoding holo-ACP synthase; this encodes MEVKGLGVDLVAVGRMRRVVERWDQRFLRRVFTQDELDYCFKRRDPIPHLAARFAAKEATLKALGIGLRMGVRWTEIEVRRKPGQPPVLVLSGRSKAVGHARGASQVLLSLTHDGEYALAQAMLMGPGLDAGGQEGLREEVR
- a CDS encoding phosphoglucosamine mutase encodes the protein MTKLFGTDGIRGIANEDPLTPDLAYRLGRELVATLMSRGRDPQVRLVIGRDTRLSGPMLEAALTAGALSAGAECVAAGVLPTPGIAILTRELRAHGGVVLSASHNPFEDNGIKLFSGEGSKFPDAWEAEIETRLGGPDSAPRPSGAGIGCLVPYARAEADYIRFLRAAFGLDLRGFALVLDCAHGATYRVAPRLFRGLGARVITLGTRPDGTNINRGCGALFPQALQTKVKATGAHVGFAFDGDGDRLIAVDETGKVRDGDYLLAICARHLKGKGELKGNQVVTTVMANLGLDRSLAEARIGVVKTQVGDRYVLEEMERRGAYLGGEQSGHLIFLDRAPTGDGLLSALQLLAVMRERDEGLSALARCLTKVPQVLVNVPVREKPPIESIPGLAARTRELESAMNGAGRILVRYSGTEPLARVMIEGEDRLGIQAMAQELAALIARAIGADPA
- a CDS encoding YbbR-like domain-containing protein, translated to MKFLTAHWELKLLSLLGALVLWLFVVGGEKSEVVLPVPVEFSGIPTGLELTAGHRDSVDVQLRGLRVQLMRLRGEALRVQVPLAGAGPGDTTHRLLPEHVPVPAGVQVVRITPSRLRVVLETVESATLRVVPRLTGAPPAGFVLRDVRVTPIQVEVRGPRSEVRVLSQVETEPIDLSTLRGPVRRSVTLAGPGGSVRLVGDRTAEVTLEVVERGSS